The Palaemon carinicauda isolate YSFRI2023 chromosome 20, ASM3689809v2, whole genome shotgun sequence DNA segment CGGGGAGGCCATTCAGTCCCAAGTTGGGGATAAAAAAGAAGTTGAAGGCTAAAAGGTGGGGCGCTTAAAAGACATTACTATTGCTTACAGTAAACCACCTGATGTGAAATATAGGCACTAATCCCATACGGCAGAATCAAAATTAAGGCATAAACTaaagatatataaatttcaaatattgTATCAACAATGCATATACATGACATGTACATGACTGGTTATTATGTTTACATAAAAAACTCATTTTCCTAAACAAAACTATGTTTTAAATATGATCTAATTTCATATAGCTTAATTATTACCTAGAGATCCTTCACGGTCAGCTTTGAAAACAAGTAGCAAGAAAACTCCTGAAAGCAATCAAAACCAATCTCCATTTAAAGGCAATCAAAATACCATCATAAAGTCCCCGTTTCTCAAGTTAATAAACCGTTCATTTACAATATCATCAATGATTAATTTCCCACTGCCGCCTATTTACCTTTGTTAATAGAAAACCAAAGAAACCCCTTCAATATAGACCATTCAGAATGGAGTGGTTTTACATTGTAATTCAACAGATTGCTACAAGGATGTTTGTACAAATAGAGTTCATTTATTacaattgtggtggcctggtggtagcgtccttgcgtagtgattgccagactggggttcaagtcatgctcaaactctcgttagtttctttggtcgctgcaacctcaccatccttgtgagctaaggatggggggtttggaggagcctatacgtctatctgttgAGCAATCAGCAGCTATTCcagggccctccttggtcctagcttgggtggagagggggccttgggagttgatcatatgtaatatggtcagtatctagggcactatccagcttgatagggcatgatgtcacggtctcttgcctctgccattcatgagcagcctttaaacctttcgtCTAGAATAAtggaattttatattaataaaatcatttctGAACAATAATCTAAATGAAACTTCCGTCGTTTTTCTTTCGAACATTCAATCAGCAAAAGTACAGAAATTACTAAGTTTGTTTTTAAATGAACCCTAATGAGTGTAGGGCTACAGACAGTTACTGCAGCCATGGGTCATGGATAAGGATCATCCATGGAAAGTGGGTAACCACTAAAAAAAGTTAGGGAACCActcccctagagactggccatattacatatgatcagcactcaagcgccctctacacccaagctagaccagggagggcgaggcaatggctgctgatgtctcagtagatagatctatggGTTCCCACCACtgccccctcccccatccttagctcacaaggacggtgaggttgcagcgacgaaatgaactaacgagtttgagcgggactcgaactccagtttggcaatcaccaggtcaTAAAGAAGTGTATTAGTTAAAATAACAGATTCATACATAGGCCTATTAGATTGTCATTTTTGCACCCCCTAAATGTATTGGGTTTAGGCCTATGATTTAAACCCCTTCAGAACTCGTTACTTTCCAATTCCATAATGTCTTACTTTTAGCAGGGgatggaatagaagacgatggttttacgaactaggaaaatttgcggctataaactggcatagaaagaccataaacagagcttaacagacgccagtggaaggaaatgagtgaggcctttgttctgcagtggaccagcaacggctgagagagagagagagagagagagagagagagagagagagggagggagagagagagagagagagagagagagagagagagggagggagagagagagagagagatagagagagagagagagagagagggagagagagagagagaataatgaaattTCATTCCTTGATAGGTGCAACTCAGGCAAGCTTACGTTgctgccattcaacgctaccagatGTACGATATTTGAAGACGCCAAAGTAACCTataaattttaatgatatatatatatatatatatatatatatatttatatattagaatcATTATGATCACAACTTAGAAAGTTGGTTGCTTTTATCtagttattcgccaacataaaaacgcACCAAATTTCCAGCCGATTTTGAAGTAAACCTACTGATTTCTTGATCATTTTAATATACTCTTAATTCTCTTTACCTAAACGACTTGACGGTTTCAGAATAGTTCTTATGACGAATGAGAACACATTTGTAATACGAACAGATTCCTTTTAATATTTgcaaagaaaaagacgaagaatTCTTAAGACTTGCACGGAAGATGAACGGAAATGAAATttgaaaacacactctctctctctctctctctctctctctctctctctctctctctcgtcataagaATAGGAAAGAATTCCCGCAAATGGAGtagaaatgaaagaagaataaaGGAATGGAAATCTTGGAAGACAACGAATCGTCTTCGGCGTAAAATTCCTTCTGTTCTCCGCCTTCAAAGATTCCTATgcgattgcttctctctctctctctctctctctctctctctctctctctctctctccggtcattagaataggaaataattccCACAAATGGAGTCAAAATGAACGGAGAATAGAGGAATCGAAATCTTGGAAAATTtcaaaatcgtcttcagcgtaatatttcccttttttccgcCTTTGAAGACACCTCGAATATTCCGATCGACTAGAGACATTTTGGATTCCTTATTCTtcgattatttccataattgttaacaaaaATACAAAGAATATTTATAGGGAAAAAGAACATTACATTCAGGGAATGAGCGAAGACGAAAGACGAAAGAAGGAGACTTACAAGGGCTCCAGAGGGCTAGATTTTCCTCAGAGGCTGAAACGAAATGTTACGATTCATACAGAAAGACAActttcataaatctttccttttgttatcatctttctttttttaattcctttctgcatTTCATTATCttgtggatattctctctctctctctctctctctctctctctctctctctctctctctctctcttcttacctgAAGACATATTGACTCCGTcactccgatctctctctctctctctctctctctctctctttcttcttaccTGAAGACATATTGACTCCGTcactccgatctctctctctctctctctctctctctctctctctctctctctcttcttacctgAAGACATATTGACTCCGTcactccgatctctctctctctctctctctctctctctctctctcgtcataagaATAGGAAAGAATTCCCGCAAATGGAGtagaaatgaaagaagaataaaGGAATGGAAATCTTGGAAGACAACGGATCGTCTTCGGCGTAAAATTCCTTCTGTTCTCCGCCTTCAAAGATTCCTATgcgattgcttctctctctctctctctctctctctctctctctctctctctctctctctctctctccggtcattagaataggaaataattccCACAAATGGAGTCAAAATGAACGGAGAATAGAGGAAtcgaaatcttggaagagaacaaaatcgtcttcagcgtaatatttcccttttttcgcCTTTGAAGACACCTCGAATATTCCGATCGACTAGAGACATTTTAGATTCGTTATTCTtcgatttccataattgttaacaaaaATACAAAGAATATTTATAGGGAAAAAGAACATTACATTATGGGAATGAGCGAAAACGAAAGACGAAAGAAGGAGACTTCTAGAAAGGGCTCCAGAGGGCTAGATTTGCCTCAGAGGCTGAAACGAAATGTTACGATTCATACAGAAAGACAActttcataaatctttccttttgttgtcatctttctttttttaattcctttctgcatTTCATTATCttgtggatattctctctctctctctttcttacctgAAGAGATATTGACTCCGTCActccgacctctctctctctctctctctctctctctcaaccttcttacctgaagacatattgactccgtctctctctctctctctctctctctctcaaccttcttacctgaagacatattgactccgtctctctctctctctctctctctctctctctctctctctctttcttacctgAAGAGATATTGACTCCGTCActccgacctctctctctctctctctctctctctctctctctctcaaccttcttacctgaagacatattgactccgtctctctctctctctctctctctctctctctctcaaccttcttACCTGAAGACATATTGACTCcgtcactcctctctctctctctctctctctctctctcaaccttcgtACCTGAAGACATATTGACTCCGTCActccgacttctctctctctctctctctctctctctctctctctcctctcaacctTCTTAGCTGAAGACATATTGACTCcgtcactcctctctctctctctctctctctctctctctctctctctctcaaccttcttAGCTGAAGACATATTGACTCCGTCACTCCGTCTGATGCCAAAAAAAGTATttgctgtttttttatatttaatgctgGTTTGGGGTGCAAAGATCGTTAGTATTAACTATGGCTATAAGaggtaatatttgtgtaaatgatTTGTTATTGTTGGCTTCTACAAAGGAACTAGGCAGCTTTATCTGTTATAATAGGCCTATTGAAGAAAACTCAGTAGGCCTAGTGAAATTGAAACATCTCGGGAAAGGGACGATCGACAAATCGATCGAGCCCGTAGAAATCTGCCCCAAGACAAAGCTTAGGGTTTATTCCCTAGAGGACTTGTTGCCCTACGTAGGCAAGGTAATAAAGCGGGGCGAATTCCGAGATGTCTTTGAACTTGTAGGCAAATATTCGGATTTCTGCCTCAAAGTGAATAGGATAGGCCTAGACGTCGAGGTTGAGAATCTCCTTCGATTCCAGCATCTTGCGGTTCCCAAAGTCATGGGACTCGTGAAGGAATGGGAGGCGGTCATCGTGTCACGTCACCAGATGACCCTGTGGGACTGGGCGAAGATCGTGCGACCGACCAAGGAGCAGGTCCTACGTATCTTGATAGCACTAGCTAGAATTCTGCAGGATTTCCACGCCGAAGGCTACTGCCTCAATTACGTCCACCCGGAAAACGTTATGATCGATTTCGCGACCGGAGCACGAGCTTCAAAGGTAAGTGTGATGGACTTGGATCTCATGAGGGAGATCGGTGCCAACCCTTTCCAAAGACCCATAGTTCAGACCAGCCAGAATTCGGGTGCGAACACCAAATACTGTAAGTGTTTCGCGCCCAAGATCCTTACGGGGGAGGGAGGCACCCCACAGACAGATGCCCGCAGCATGGCTCTCACCATCGGGTTTTTAGTATCCAATGGGATGCTTAAGGTGAGATCCCCCTTCAGGAAACTCCTGGACTGGTTGTTAGGTTGCTATGGAAACGAAAGCGGTTGCTCCATGGACACTTTGCTCATCGCCTTAAACAAGGAATTTGACAATTGCTCCATCAGCGAAATGGAAGAGTGGGTGGAATGGGTGGCTGATCACACAGGAATATCGTCACTGGAAAGTTCAACCTCAAATGgcaatgatgatgaagaggaggggAGAAAGGATTGCCATCAAGATGACCACGTAACTGCAGAGGAGTCAATTGTCTCTCCAAGGAGTGGAGACACAACACACACAGGAAGGTTGAAAGTCTTCCTGATGGTGAAATTGAGAAGAGTGTCGACGGGAAGACCAAGAAATCGACGTCTATGGAAGAGATTAGTGAAATTCAAGCATTGcaggaaataattttcattcaaaagaaggaattagaaagaggaagagaaaccaaatGTCGTCTTATAGAAAATAATATGACAGAGTTAAAGGAGGTTTATGATTACCAACAAAAGCTCGGGGGAATTGAAGACAGAACCATGGGTCAAATAAATGACAAAATATCAAATCTAGACCGCGACCTTCTTCAGAGGGACAAAGAGCTGGCGTCTTTGAGGCAGCAAGCTGACCAAGACAAACGCAAGAACAATGAACTGAGGAAAAGGAAACTATCCCTGGAGAGGAAATTCCAGGAAGTCCAAGAAGAAAACGATTATCTGATGAAGGAAGTAGGTACTCTCAGGGAGTCTCAACTACAGAGAGAAGAAGATAAGCTCAGCAGACAGGGTTTCCAAGAGAAACAAAAAGatgatcttgaaggaaaacctcaggacgagagaaagcatcttaggagggaagcaaaagaTGTGGCCTTGATAATGATTAgaaaaattgcacaggatgaaattTCACAAGAAAAAAGTGACAAAGTATATGCTCCTGTTCAACTAAGGGAAGAGGCTCTCAAAGatgagaaaagagaaaagaaagagaagGTTAACCTTGAAGAAATAGAGGAAGGAATCGTAAAGAGGCatatccagtattttgaaaatatcatacgaggaAATATAAAGGAAGAATGCGATCTTCGTGAAAATATCATACAAGGAAACATAAAAGAAGAAGGCGACCTTCGTGGACAATCTCCAGACCTGAGAAAAAATCTTAATAGGAAGGCCAAGGATATTGCTTTGGCAAGGATAAGTCAAATAATACTAGAGGAATTATCAGAAGGATAAAATGAAAAAATCTGGAAAAGTGAGAACGCTGAAAAGGAACTTCAATACTACCAAGAAGCAAATAGCCCAGGAACACAAGGAGATTCTGCTAGTAATTTTGATGATTATGCAGAAATTAGGATGGTAAATGTAATAAGAGAGAAACAAAAAGCTGCtcttgaaggaaaacctcaggacgagagaaagaatcttaggagggaagcaaaagaagtggccttgataaggattagaaaaattgcacaggatgaaattTCACAGGAAAAAAGTGACAAAGTATATGCTCCTGCTCAACTCTGGGAAGAGGCTCAGAGAGatgaaaaaacagaaaagaaacagaAGACTAACCTTGAAGAAATAGAGGAAGGAATCGTTAAGAAGCGTATCcactattttgaaaatatcatacgaggaAACTTAAAGGAAGAAGGCGATCTTCGTAGACAATCTCCAGACtttagagaaaatcttaataggaaggccaaggatattgctttggcaaggataacacaaataatacaagaagaattatcaaaagaaCAAAATGAAACCGTATGGAAAAGTGAGAACATAGAAATGGAACTTAAACACTACCAAGAAGCAAATAGCCCAGGAACAAAAGGAGATTCTGTTAGTAAAGGTGaggattatgaagaaattataaaggtaaatgtaatgGGACGCAGACAAAAAGCTGACCTTGAAGAAATATCTGAGGATGAGAGAAAGCATCATAAgagggaagcaaaagaagtggccttgataaggattagacaaattgcacaggatgaaatctcaCAAGAAAAAAGTGACATAGTATATGGTCCTGTTCAACTATGGGAAGAGGCTTTAAAAGatgagaaaacagaaaagaaacagaAGATTAACTTTGAAGAAATAGAAGTAGGAATTGTAAAAATGCGTATCCAGTACTTTAAAAATATCACACAAGGAAACATGAAGGAAGAAGGCGATCATCATGGACAATCTTGGGACTTGAGAAACCATCTTGAAAGGACCGCAAAAGATGTTGCCTCGACTAGGATTAGAAATATCTTACAAGAGGTTATCAAAGAAAACTTTGATGAGTAGAATGGATGTTgttcaaaagaagaaataaaaaagcaaaatcatAAGTATACCACTAAGAAACAATTTTGTTGGAGTAACATAGAGGATGTGCACTGCAGAGGGAAAAGGTTtagcttcttctagtatgcaacggttccatgatggagtggtacaagcctttgtcatgtgaacaaatggtcggatTTCTAAATCTATTCTTCCGGATGTCAACCttattctgttggaataatctagaagactggcccggcagagggaaaaagcttagctttttctagtatgcagtcATATCCTTAAAGGGTgcctaaaaaatattttctttatccaaAACTACATTCCATGAGTGAGTTATGATTGGAGAAGATGGCcaggtatataatatatgtgaatgAGATAATTCTTcctgaaattacattaaaatattagaaaaaaaaaaactacttgggAATAGAATGAAGGATTGTGTTGTAgaatagaaaaataagataattgaaaCTGGTTCTGTGCAAAATTTTGAAAATACTTTGAGATGAGTTCAACTAGTATACAACTAAGATATAATTCTGTTGGAATAACCTAAAGGATGTGTACTGCACAGGGAAAAAGCGGAGTTGCTTTTGATATGCTGTtctttgatgaagaagtacaaacttcttctcatgtgaacataagtgttggtactggctctgtagatgaAAGAAGCTGAGGTTTtcctagtatgctgtgttcctagATGAAAAAGTATAAATTccttgtcatgtgaacataagggttggtactggctctgtagagagAAGCTGGGGTTCTTCTAATATGCTATGTTCCTTAacgaagaggtataaattctttgtcatgtgaaaaaAAAGTGTGGTACTGGCTCTGTACATAgaaaaagctgaggttcttctaatatgctatgttccttgataaagggTACAAACTCATTggcatgtgaacataagggttggtactcgCTCTGAAGATATAAGAAGACGAAGTTCTTCTAGTAtggtatgttccttgatgaagaggtataaattctttgtcatgtgaaaaaAAGGTGTGGTACTGGGTCTGTATATATAAGCTGAGGTTCTTCTGGTAtgcatgttccttgatgaagaggtacaaactctttctcatgtgaacaaagggtttggtactggctctgtagatagaagaagctgtctagtatgctatgttccttgatgaagaggtacaaactctttctcatgtgaacatagggTTTGGTACTGGCTCTATAGATAGAAAAAGctgtctagtatgctatgttccttgatgaagaggtacaaactctttctcatgtgaacatagggtttggtactggctctgtagatagaagaag contains these protein-coding regions:
- the LOC137660004 gene encoding gelsolin-related protein of 125 kDa-like; its protein translation is MVNVIREKQKAALEGKPQDERKNLRREAKEVALIRIRKIAQDEISQEKSDKVYAPAQLWEEAQRDEKTEKKQKTNLEEIEEGIVKKRIHYFENIIRGNLKEEGDLRRQSPDFRENLNRKAKDIALARITQIIQEELSKEQNETVWKSENIEMELKHYQEANSPGTKGDSVSKGEDYEEIIKVNVMGRRQKADLEEISEDERKHHKREAKEVALIRIRQIAQDEISQEKSDIVYGPVQLWEEALKDEKTEKKQKINFEEIEVGIVKMRIQYFKNITQGNMKEEGDHHGQSWDLRNHLERTAKDVASTRIRNILQEVIKENFDE